Proteins from a single region of Pseudomonas quebecensis:
- a CDS encoding efflux RND transporter periplasmic adaptor subunit, translating into MSSDHKPSRKRLMLLGVGGLTLAAVLVANGLHARTLHEQSVTAWTETAAIPQVRVFQPKQNVAGDTLRLPAHLEAWSKAPIHARVSGYLKDWKVDIGSHVNAGQVLAEIDSPDLDQQLAQTHARLVQEQANARLAGTTATRWQNLLASHSVSRQEADEKTSNAAAAKANAEAAAADYARLSALESFKTLRAPFAGTITARNTDIGQLIKADTDSAPELFNIADTHQLRLYVPVPQNYAAVIHPGLEAELSVPEHPGEHFKARLIGDSTAIDRRSGTLLAQFAVDNPSGELLPGDYAEATLPIPADTHGVSIPASALIFRAQGTQVAVLDAQNHIHLQAIHIGLDLGERLVIDQGLKPADRIVDNPPDALREGDPVQLADASGGAHAHKA; encoded by the coding sequence ATGTCGTCTGATCACAAACCCTCGCGCAAGCGCCTGATGCTCCTGGGTGTCGGCGGCCTGACCCTGGCCGCCGTGTTGGTTGCCAACGGCCTGCATGCCCGCACGCTGCACGAACAATCGGTCACCGCCTGGACCGAGACCGCCGCCATCCCTCAGGTGAGAGTGTTCCAACCCAAGCAGAACGTGGCCGGCGACACCTTGCGCCTGCCGGCGCATCTGGAAGCCTGGAGCAAGGCGCCGATTCACGCTCGGGTCAGCGGTTATCTGAAGGACTGGAAAGTCGACATCGGCAGCCACGTCAACGCCGGGCAAGTCCTCGCGGAAATCGACAGCCCCGATCTCGACCAGCAATTGGCACAGACCCATGCACGCCTGGTGCAGGAGCAGGCCAATGCGCGCCTGGCCGGCACCACCGCTACACGCTGGCAAAACCTGCTGGCCAGCCATTCGGTATCGCGCCAGGAGGCGGATGAAAAAACTTCCAATGCCGCTGCCGCCAAGGCCAACGCCGAGGCCGCCGCTGCCGACTATGCCCGGCTGTCGGCGCTGGAAAGCTTCAAGACCCTCCGCGCGCCGTTTGCCGGCACCATCACCGCGCGCAACACCGATATCGGCCAGTTGATCAAAGCCGACACCGACAGCGCTCCGGAACTGTTCAACATTGCCGACACCCACCAGTTGCGCCTTTATGTACCGGTGCCGCAGAACTACGCAGCGGTCATCCATCCGGGCCTGGAAGCCGAGCTGAGCGTGCCCGAGCACCCCGGCGAGCACTTCAAGGCGCGCCTGATCGGCGATTCCACTGCCATCGACCGACGGTCAGGCACCCTGCTCGCCCAATTCGCGGTCGACAACCCCAGCGGCGAATTGCTGCCGGGTGACTATGCCGAAGCGACTCTGCCGATTCCGGCCGACACCCACGGCGTGAGCATCCCGGCCAGCGCCCTGATCTTCCGTGCCCAGGGCACTCAGGTCGCAGTGCTGGATGCGCAGAATCATATCCACCTGCAAGCCATCCATATCGGCCTCGACCTGGGCGAACGCCTGGTGATCGACCAAGGCTTGAAACCCGCCGACCGCATCGTCGACAACCCGCCCGATGCGCTGCGCGAAGGTGATCCCGTGCAACTCGCCGATGCCTCCGGAGGTGCGCATGCGCATAAGGCTTAA
- a CDS encoding NCS1 family nucleobase:cation symporter-1 — MQQNRSQVIERNGLYELDAGPDVLDSPRYNHDMAPTKVHERTWNKWHITALWVGMSICVPTYTLGGVLTAYFGLSVGEALIAILLANIVVLLPLTLNAFPGTKYGIPFPVLLRSSFGILGSNVPCLIRALVACGWFGIQTMFGGLAIHLFLGSIFEGWKSLGGTGEVIGFMIFWCLNLWVVLRGAESIKRLETLSAPLLVAVGIGLLVWAMPNVSISELMAIPPKRPEGASLIGYFMAGLTAMVGFWATLSLNIPDFSRYARSQKDQILGQIFGLPLTMFLFAALGVIMTAASVKLVGVSVSDPVTLIGHIQSPVWVAVAMALIIIATLSTNTAANIVSPTNDFQNIAPKLINRTTAVILTGLVGLALMAHELLKKLGLIVSDVSLETVYSNWLLGYSSLLGPIAGIMVVDYFITRRQQLDLAGLYRDDVYPAWNWSGFIAFGVPVVLTLLSLGSDAFSWFYSYGWFTGSALGGLLYYGLNARRAASPIVVNS; from the coding sequence ATGCAACAGAACAGATCGCAAGTCATTGAGCGCAACGGCCTGTACGAACTCGACGCCGGCCCCGACGTCCTCGACAGCCCTCGCTACAACCACGACATGGCACCGACCAAGGTGCATGAACGAACCTGGAACAAATGGCATATCACCGCGCTGTGGGTCGGCATGTCGATCTGTGTGCCCACCTATACGCTGGGCGGTGTGCTTACCGCGTATTTCGGCTTGTCGGTGGGGGAGGCGCTGATTGCGATTCTGCTGGCCAATATCGTGGTGTTGCTGCCGCTGACCCTCAACGCGTTTCCCGGCACGAAGTACGGTATTCCGTTTCCGGTGCTGCTGCGCTCCTCGTTCGGTATTCTCGGTTCCAACGTGCCGTGCCTGATTCGCGCCCTGGTGGCGTGCGGCTGGTTCGGCATCCAGACGATGTTCGGCGGGCTGGCGATCCACCTGTTTTTGGGCTCGATTTTCGAAGGCTGGAAGTCCCTGGGCGGCACCGGCGAGGTGATCGGGTTCATGATTTTCTGGTGCCTGAATTTGTGGGTCGTGCTGCGCGGCGCCGAGTCGATCAAGCGCCTGGAAACCTTGTCGGCACCCTTGCTGGTGGCGGTGGGCATCGGTCTGCTGGTGTGGGCGATGCCGAATGTGTCGATCAGCGAGCTGATGGCGATCCCGCCCAAGCGGCCCGAAGGCGCGAGCCTCATCGGTTATTTCATGGCGGGCCTGACCGCCATGGTCGGTTTCTGGGCCACCTTGTCGCTGAACATTCCCGACTTCAGCCGCTACGCCAGGAGCCAGAAGGACCAGATCCTCGGGCAGATTTTCGGCCTGCCGCTGACCATGTTTCTGTTCGCCGCCCTCGGCGTGATCATGACCGCCGCCTCGGTAAAACTGGTGGGTGTGAGCGTGTCCGACCCCGTCACCCTCATCGGCCATATCCAAAGCCCGGTATGGGTGGCCGTCGCGATGGCGCTGATCATCATCGCCACGCTCTCCACCAACACGGCGGCCAATATTGTCTCGCCCACCAACGACTTCCAGAACATCGCGCCCAAGCTGATCAACCGCACCACCGCAGTGATCCTCACCGGCCTGGTTGGGCTGGCGCTGATGGCGCATGAACTGCTCAAGAAACTCGGCCTGATTGTCTCGGATGTGAGCCTGGAGACGGTGTATTCCAATTGGCTGCTGGGCTATTCGAGCCTGTTGGGGCCGATCGCCGGAATCATGGTGGTGGACTACTTCATCACCCGCAGGCAGCAGCTGGACCTGGCCGGCCTGTACCGCGACGACGTCTACCCGGCGTGGAACTGGAGCGGGTTTATCGCCTTTGGTGTGCCGGTGGTGCTGACCTTGCTGTCCCTGGGCAGCGATGCGTTCAGCTGGTTTTACAGTTACGGCTGGTTTACCGGTTCGGCGTTGGGCGGGCTGTTGTATTACGGCCTGAACGCCAGGCGCGCAGCCAGCCCGATCGTTGTCAATTCATAA
- a CDS encoding polymorphic toxin type 44 domain-containing protein — MQWRTLCPRRVYRLTKIWPPAFHKKNVLKAGSAFMYSWLYTQVRNRGPWDYKQISKEYEAFGNFHYVAVGIAAGFSEEVLLRAAGLAQTRAGTDKPEFGRWWGDAPFGDDPVDQYWIKKGIRYARFRNYEKVALFNGHNDLAGALLGVYRW, encoded by the coding sequence ATGCAATGGCGAACCCTATGCCCCCGCCGGGTGTATCGGTTGACGAAAATATGGCCACCCGCTTTTCATAAAAAGAATGTACTGAAAGCCGGTTCAGCGTTTATGTATTCTTGGCTTTATACTCAGGTCCGCAATCGCGGCCCGTGGGACTACAAGCAAATTTCCAAAGAATATGAAGCGTTTGGAAACTTTCACTATGTCGCCGTGGGGATTGCCGCGGGTTTCAGCGAAGAAGTGCTTTTACGTGCAGCGGGACTTGCTCAAACCAGGGCGGGTACGGATAAACCCGAGTTTGGTCGTTGGTGGGGGGATGCGCCTTTCGGTGACGATCCAGTGGACCAATATTGGATCAAGAAAGGAATCAGGTATGCCAGGTTCAGGAACTACGAGAAAGTCGCTTTATTCAACGGTCACAACGATCTTGCTGGCGCTTTGCTTGGTGTATATCGCTGGTGA
- a CDS encoding efflux transporter outer membrane subunit: MRIRLKPLAALTLLVLQGCSMAPTYKVPAIDLPANYREQTSDGPWHSAQPSDQLAPQWWKLYNDSRLNDLQQRLLKANPDLAAALAHFDASQAYASQLHAGLFPQITASAQPLRQRQSDSRPLRGDTQPSVYNSNIAGFSLSYDLDLWGKIRNQVAAGDAQAQASGDDLAVARLSLQRQLATLYVQLNGLDAQSRILTGSLDDFSQALQLTRSRYEGQIASELDLTRAQNQLAQARAQLDEVRGQRNLTEHAIGELVGVAASDFTLPPDQQLIALPGIPSQLPSHLLQRRPDIAAAERRVFAANANIGVAKAAWYPDFSLTGLIGGQTQGVGNLLSAGNRYWALGPLVNLPIFDGGRLSANERQAKAEFEEASAQYRSQVLKAVREVEDNLAQLRDLQQEAQDEQAAADAAQHTQSLAMNSYQAGAVSYLDVVTAQTAALQAQRTLQAVQTRQLQASVGLMTALGGGWQPGA; the protein is encoded by the coding sequence ATGCGCATAAGGCTTAAACCGCTCGCCGCATTGACGCTGCTGGTCTTGCAGGGTTGCTCAATGGCGCCGACCTACAAGGTGCCGGCGATCGACCTGCCGGCCAACTACCGCGAACAGACCAGCGATGGACCCTGGCACAGCGCCCAGCCCTCCGACCAACTGGCGCCCCAATGGTGGAAGCTCTACAACGATTCGCGCCTGAATGACCTGCAACAGCGGCTGCTCAAGGCCAACCCGGACCTGGCGGCGGCGCTGGCGCACTTTGATGCTTCCCAGGCGTATGCCAGCCAACTGCACGCAGGCCTGTTCCCGCAGATCACCGCCAGCGCGCAACCTCTGCGCCAGCGGCAATCGGATTCGCGACCGTTGCGGGGGGATACGCAACCGTCGGTGTACAACAGCAACATCGCGGGTTTTTCCTTGAGCTACGACCTCGACCTGTGGGGCAAAATTCGCAATCAGGTCGCGGCCGGCGATGCCCAGGCGCAAGCGTCCGGGGATGACCTGGCGGTGGCGCGCCTGAGTTTGCAGCGTCAGCTGGCGACCTTGTACGTGCAGCTCAATGGGCTGGATGCACAGAGCCGGATTCTCACTGGCTCGCTGGATGATTTCAGCCAGGCATTGCAACTGACCCGCAGTCGCTACGAGGGCCAGATAGCCTCGGAGCTGGACCTGACCCGTGCGCAAAATCAACTGGCGCAGGCCAGGGCGCAATTGGACGAGGTACGCGGCCAACGCAACCTCACTGAGCACGCCATCGGCGAGTTGGTAGGTGTGGCAGCCAGTGACTTTACCTTGCCGCCCGACCAGCAACTGATCGCCCTGCCGGGAATTCCGTCGCAGTTGCCAAGCCACCTGTTGCAACGTCGCCCGGATATTGCAGCGGCAGAGCGACGGGTGTTTGCGGCCAACGCAAATATCGGCGTGGCCAAGGCGGCGTGGTATCCGGACTTCAGCTTGACCGGGTTGATTGGCGGGCAGACGCAGGGCGTCGGCAATCTGCTGTCGGCGGGCAATCGGTATTGGGCACTGGGCCCGTTGGTGAACCTGCCGATCTTCGACGGTGGCCGCTTGAGCGCCAATGAACGCCAGGCCAAGGCCGAGTTTGAAGAGGCGTCGGCGCAGTACCGCAGCCAGGTGCTGAAGGCCGTGCGCGAGGTGGAAGATAACCTGGCGCAACTGCGGGATTTGCAGCAGGAAGCGCAGGATGAACAAGCGGCGGCGGATGCGGCGCAGCATACGCAATCGCTGGCGATGAACAGCTATCAAGCGGGTGCGGTGAGTTACCTGGATGTGGTGACCGCGCAGACGGCGGCGTTGCAGGCGCAGCGGACATTGCAGGCGGTGCAGACGCGGCAGTTGCAGGCCAGTGTAGGACTCATGACCGCACTCGGCGGCGGCTGGCAACCTGGCGCCTGA
- the hydA gene encoding dihydropyrimidinase, whose product MSLLIRGATVITHDESYRADVLCAGGLVRAIGMDLDIPVGTEVLDGSGQYLMPGGIDPHTHMQLPFMGTVASEDFFSGTAAGLAGGTTSIIDFVIPNPQQSLLEAFHQWRGWAEKSAADYGFHVAITWWSEQVREEMAELVSHHGINSFKHFMAYKNAIMAADDTLVASFERCLELGAVPTVHAENGELVYHLQRKLMAQGITGPEAHPLSRPSQVEGEAASRAIRIAETIGTPLYLVHVSTREALDEITYARGKGQPVYGEVLAGHLLLDDSVYQHPDWQTAAGYVMSPPFRPRGHQEALWHGLQSGNLHTTATDHCCFCAEQKAAGRDDFSKIPNGTAGIEDRMALLWDEGVNTGRLSVQDFVALTSTNTAKIFNLYPRKGAIRVGADADLVLWDPQGTRTISAKTHHQQVDFNIFEGKTVRGVPSHTISQGKLVWADGDLRAERGAGRYVERPAYPAVFEQLSKRAEHSRPIAVKR is encoded by the coding sequence ATGTCGCTGTTGATCCGTGGCGCCACCGTAATTACCCATGATGAAAGTTACCGCGCCGATGTTTTATGCGCAGGCGGTCTAGTTCGCGCTATTGGCATGGACCTGGACATTCCTGTCGGCACCGAAGTGCTCGACGGCAGTGGCCAATACTTGATGCCCGGCGGCATCGACCCCCACACCCATATGCAACTGCCCTTCATGGGCACCGTGGCCAGCGAAGATTTTTTCAGCGGCACGGCGGCGGGTTTGGCCGGCGGCACCACATCGATCATCGATTTCGTGATTCCCAACCCGCAGCAGTCGTTACTGGAAGCCTTCCATCAGTGGCGCGGCTGGGCGGAAAAATCGGCGGCCGACTACGGTTTCCATGTCGCGATCACCTGGTGGAGCGAACAGGTGCGCGAGGAAATGGCCGAGCTGGTCAGCCACCACGGTATCAACAGCTTCAAGCACTTCATGGCCTACAAGAACGCGATCATGGCGGCGGACGACACCCTGGTCGCCAGCTTCGAACGCTGTCTGGAACTGGGCGCGGTGCCCACCGTGCATGCGGAAAACGGCGAGCTGGTGTACCACCTGCAACGCAAGCTGATGGCCCAGGGCATCACCGGCCCGGAAGCGCACCCGCTGTCGCGGCCGTCCCAGGTGGAAGGCGAAGCGGCCAGCCGGGCGATCCGAATCGCCGAAACCATCGGCACGCCACTGTACCTGGTGCATGTGTCCACCCGAGAAGCCCTGGATGAGATCACCTATGCCCGTGGCAAGGGCCAGCCGGTGTACGGCGAAGTGCTCGCCGGCCATCTGCTGCTGGACGACAGCGTCTATCAGCACCCCGACTGGCAGACTGCAGCCGGCTATGTGATGAGCCCACCGTTCCGTCCGCGCGGGCACCAGGAGGCGCTTTGGCACGGCCTGCAATCGGGTAACCTGCACACCACCGCCACCGACCACTGCTGCTTCTGCGCCGAGCAAAAAGCCGCCGGGCGCGACGACTTCAGCAAAATCCCCAACGGCACCGCCGGGATCGAAGACCGCATGGCACTGCTATGGGATGAAGGGGTCAACACCGGCCGCTTATCCGTGCAGGACTTCGTTGCGCTGACCTCCACCAACACCGCGAAGATCTTCAACCTCTACCCCCGCAAAGGTGCGATCCGCGTGGGTGCCGATGCCGACCTGGTGCTGTGGGACCCGCAGGGCACACGTACCATTTCCGCCAAGACCCACCACCAGCAGGTCGACTTCAACATCTTCGAAGGCAAGACCGTGCGCGGCGTGCCGAGCCACACCATCAGCCAGGGCAAGCTGGTCTGGGCCGATGGCGACCTGCGCGCCGAGCGCGGGGCCGGGCGCTATGTGGAGCGGCCGGCGTATCCGGCGGTGTTCGAGCAGTTGAGCAAGCGGGCCGAGCATTCCAGGCCAATTGCTGTGAAGCGCTGA
- a CDS encoding REP-associated tyrosine transposase, giving the protein MADLPASHRLRIGRFSEQGRIYLITTNTHERTPLFSHFHLGRLVVWQFRLAQYQGLANSLAWVIMPDHFHWLIELRKGSLADLMRQVKSKSTRSVNGVSGRKGRLWQQSFHDRALREEDDLVKMARYVVANPLRAGLVERIGDYPLWDAIWV; this is encoded by the coding sequence ATGGCAGATCTACCCGCTTCACACCGCCTGCGCATCGGCCGCTTCAGCGAGCAAGGCCGCATCTACCTCATCACCACCAACACTCACGAACGCACACCGCTATTCAGCCATTTCCACCTCGGTCGCCTGGTGGTCTGGCAATTTCGGTTAGCCCAGTACCAAGGGCTGGCCAACTCTTTGGCATGGGTGATCATGCCGGACCATTTTCATTGGCTGATCGAGCTACGCAAAGGCTCGCTGGCGGACCTGATGCGGCAGGTGAAGTCCAAGAGCACGCGATCCGTCAATGGTGTGAGTGGTCGCAAGGGCCGGCTGTGGCAGCAGAGCTTTCATGACCGGGCCCTGCGCGAGGAAGATGATTTGGTGAAAATGGCTCGGTATGTGGTGGCTAATCCATTGCGTGCGGGTTTGGTCGAACGGATTGGCGACTACCCACTCTGGGATGCCATCTGGGTTTAA
- a CDS encoding NAD(P)-dependent oxidoreductase, whose product MIQTLTHLPHPVEDGATLASHFTDLAPPLNARQAQLEASRCLYCYDAPCVNACPSEIDIPSFIRNIHTDNVQGAAQKILSANILGGSCARVCPTEILCQQACVRNNAEECAPVLIGLLQRYAVDNAHFSEHPFQRAAPTGKRIAVVGAGPAGLACAHRAALHGHDVVIFEAREKAGGLNEYGIAKYKLVDDFAQKELEFLLQIGGIDIRQGQRLGDNLTLSELHQQFDAVFLGLGLAASKQLGLPHEDAPGLLAATDYIRELRQADDLTQLPLADRCIVLGAGNTAIDMAVQMARLGARDVNLVYRRGLADMGATHHEQDIAKVNQVRLLTWAQPEEVLLDDKGHVRGMRFARTRMENGRLSATGETFELAADAIFKAIGQGFDNEALHDPLAQQLHRVGERIFVDEHLRTSIPGVYAGGDCVSLGQDLTVQAVQHGKLAAEAMHAQLMLNVEAA is encoded by the coding sequence GTGATCCAGACCCTGACCCACCTCCCCCATCCCGTAGAAGATGGCGCAACCCTCGCCAGCCATTTCACCGACCTGGCACCGCCTCTCAACGCCCGCCAGGCCCAACTGGAAGCCTCACGCTGCCTGTATTGCTACGACGCGCCGTGCGTGAATGCATGCCCCAGCGAGATCGATATCCCCTCGTTCATCCGCAATATCCACACCGATAACGTGCAGGGCGCCGCGCAGAAAATCCTCTCGGCCAACATCCTCGGCGGCAGCTGTGCGCGGGTCTGCCCCACCGAAATCCTGTGCCAGCAGGCCTGTGTCCGTAATAACGCCGAAGAATGTGCGCCAGTGCTGATTGGCCTGTTGCAGCGCTATGCGGTCGACAATGCCCACTTCAGTGAACACCCGTTCCAACGCGCCGCGCCCACCGGCAAACGCATCGCCGTGGTCGGCGCCGGGCCCGCCGGCCTGGCCTGCGCCCATCGCGCGGCGCTGCACGGCCACGACGTGGTGATTTTCGAAGCGCGGGAAAAGGCCGGCGGCCTGAATGAATACGGGATCGCCAAATACAAACTGGTGGATGACTTCGCCCAGAAGGAACTGGAGTTCCTGCTGCAGATCGGCGGCATCGACATCCGCCAAGGCCAGCGCCTGGGCGACAACCTGACCCTGAGCGAACTGCATCAGCAATTCGATGCAGTGTTTCTCGGCCTGGGCCTGGCCGCCAGCAAGCAACTCGGTCTACCCCATGAGGACGCCCCCGGCCTGCTCGCCGCCACCGACTACATCCGCGAACTGCGCCAGGCCGATGACCTGACCCAACTGCCGCTGGCCGACCGCTGCATCGTGCTCGGCGCCGGCAACACCGCCATCGACATGGCCGTGCAGATGGCCCGCCTCGGTGCCCGCGATGTCAACCTCGTCTACCGCCGTGGCCTGGCCGATATGGGCGCCACCCACCATGAGCAGGACATCGCCAAGGTCAACCAGGTACGCCTGCTGACCTGGGCTCAGCCTGAAGAGGTGTTGCTCGACGATAAGGGCCACGTTCGCGGCATGCGCTTTGCACGCACACGCATGGAAAACGGGCGTCTGAGTGCCACGGGAGAAACCTTCGAACTGGCCGCCGATGCGATCTTCAAGGCCATTGGCCAAGGCTTCGATAACGAGGCGTTGCACGACCCACTGGCCCAGCAACTGCACCGCGTGGGCGAGCGGATTTTCGTCGACGAGCACCTGCGCACCAGCATTCCAGGCGTCTATGCCGGCGGCGACTGCGTCAGCCTCGGCCAGGACCTTACCGTGCAGGCGGTACAACATGGCAAGCTGGCCGCCGAGGCCATGCACGCCCAACTCATGCTGAATGTGGAGGCTGCGTAA
- a CDS encoding Zn-dependent hydrolase: MNAALDVLQSSHPHINRDRLWQSLMDLAKLGATPKGGVCRLALTDLDRKARDLFVQWCEEAGCTVSVDGIGNIFARRAGRNPDLPPVMTGSHIDTQPTGGKFDGCFGVLAGVEVLRTLNDLKIETEAPLEVVVWTNEEGSRFPPCMMGSGVFAEKFTLADTLAKVDADGVSVGDALNAIGYAGTRPERGHRVGAYFEAHIEQGPILEDEKKTIGVVLGALGQKWFDLKLRGVEAHAGPTPMHLRKDALVGAAAVVAAVNAAALGHQPHACGTVGCLQAYPGSRNVIPGEVRMTLDFRHLEPARLDSMIAQVRQVIEDTCAKHGLSFEMEPTADFPPLYFDKGCVEAVRNAANGLGLSNMDIVSGAGHDAIFVAELGPAGMIFVPCEGGISHNEIENAAPDDLAAGCAVLLRAMVAASAALAA, from the coding sequence ATGAACGCTGCCCTCGACGTTCTGCAATCGAGCCACCCGCACATCAACCGCGACCGCTTGTGGCAGTCGCTGATGGACCTGGCAAAACTCGGTGCCACGCCCAAGGGGGGCGTGTGTCGGCTGGCCCTTACCGACCTCGATCGCAAGGCTCGCGATCTGTTCGTGCAGTGGTGTGAAGAGGCTGGCTGTACGGTGAGCGTCGACGGCATCGGCAACATTTTTGCCCGCCGCGCCGGGCGCAACCCCGACCTGCCGCCGGTGATGACCGGCAGCCACATTGATACCCAGCCCACCGGCGGCAAGTTCGATGGCTGCTTCGGTGTGCTGGCCGGCGTGGAAGTGCTGCGTACGCTGAACGACCTCAAAATCGAAACCGAGGCACCCCTGGAAGTGGTGGTGTGGACCAACGAGGAGGGCTCGCGTTTTCCGCCGTGCATGATGGGCTCCGGGGTGTTCGCCGAGAAATTCACCCTCGCTGATACCCTGGCCAAGGTCGATGCGGACGGGGTCAGCGTGGGCGATGCGTTGAATGCAATTGGCTACGCGGGAACCCGGCCTGAAAGGGGGCATAGGGTCGGTGCGTATTTCGAGGCGCATATCGAACAAGGGCCAATTCTGGAGGATGAGAAAAAAACCATTGGCGTGGTGCTCGGCGCGTTGGGGCAAAAGTGGTTCGACCTGAAACTGCGTGGCGTCGAAGCCCATGCCGGGCCGACGCCGATGCACCTGCGCAAGGACGCCCTGGTCGGCGCGGCGGCGGTCGTGGCAGCGGTGAATGCGGCGGCGCTGGGGCATCAACCCCACGCCTGCGGCACGGTCGGTTGCCTGCAGGCCTATCCGGGCTCACGCAACGTCATCCCCGGCGAAGTGCGCATGACCCTGGACTTCCGGCACCTGGAACCGGCGCGCTTGGATTCGATGATTGCCCAGGTGCGCCAAGTGATCGAAGACACCTGTGCCAAACACGGATTGAGTTTCGAGATGGAACCCACCGCCGATTTCCCGCCGTTGTACTTCGACAAAGGCTGCGTCGAGGCGGTGCGTAACGCGGCGAACGGCCTGGGTCTGTCGAACATGGACATCGTCAGCGGGGCGGGGCACGACGCAATCTTCGTCGCGGAGTTGGGGCCGGCGGGCATGATCTTTGTGCCGTGTGAAGGCGGCATCAGCCACAACGAAATCGAAAACGCCGCGCCGGATGACCTGGCGGCGGGGTGTGCGGTGTTGTTGCGTGCGATGGTGGCGGCCTCTGCTGCACTCGCCGCCTGA